The proteins below come from a single Halobacillus salinarum genomic window:
- a CDS encoding YjcZ family sporulation protein: MENMYSPYSMGANANSPYMGASENAPYMGANMPYMPYYAPARRCCPRRNNFVLIVVLFILLIIVGCSFPC; encoded by the coding sequence ATGGAAAATATGTATTCTCCGTATTCCATGGGTGCTAATGCGAATTCGCCATACATGGGTGCCAGCGAGAACGCGCCATATATGGGTGCCAATATGCCTTACATGCCTTATTACGCCCCTGCAAGACGCTGTTGTCCTCGCAGAAATAACTTTGTATTGATTGTTGTGTTGTTTATCTTACTAATCATTGTCGGCTGCAGCTTCCCTTGCTAA